The following coding sequences lie in one Heyndrickxia oleronia genomic window:
- a CDS encoding histidine phosphatase family protein, whose translation MSNIILIQHCQSEHHINQMSGGWTDTPLTKIGRQQAELIGTKLREIVKENEYVFYSSDLLRAVQTAEIIGTQLNLKIIKDSGLREINNGIAAGKTKDWARAHRRPRTSSKFDLDYQEFQAGESWRQFYTRVCGCMDRIYQSEMENNLLIVTHGGTLGYILAWWLQFEPEMIEKAYFSSSVGGITVLGKNNFQQNVVHKFNDTSHFDR comes from the coding sequence ATGAGTAACATCATTTTAATACAGCATTGTCAATCAGAACATCACATCAATCAGATGTCAGGTGGCTGGACTGATACTCCTTTAACAAAAATAGGGAGACAACAAGCAGAACTTATAGGAACGAAACTAAGAGAAATAGTCAAAGAAAATGAATACGTCTTCTATTCTTCTGACCTATTAAGAGCAGTACAAACAGCTGAAATAATTGGAACGCAATTAAACCTAAAAATAATCAAAGATAGCGGACTTCGTGAAATAAATAATGGTATTGCAGCAGGAAAAACAAAGGACTGGGCAAGAGCACATAGACGGCCTCGAACAAGCAGTAAATTTGATTTAGATTATCAAGAATTCCAAGCGGGAGAATCGTGGCGACAATTTTATACTCGTGTTTGCGGTTGTATGGATAGAATCTATCAATCTGAAATGGAGAATAATCTGTTGATTGTAACACATGGAGGAACTTTGGGGTATATTCTTGCGTGGTGGTTGCAATTTGAGCCGGAAATGATCGAAAAAGCCTACTTTTCTTCTTCTGTAGGTGGTATCACTGTCTTAGGTAAAAATAATTTTCAGCAAAATGTTGTTCATAAATTTAATGATACTTCTCATTTTGATAGATAG
- a CDS encoding aspartate/glutamate racemase family protein: MKTIGLIGGMSWESSVEYYRIINEEVKKRLGRLHSAKCLLYSVDFEEIERFQSEGKWEEAGNLLGDVALSLEKGGADFIVICTNTMHKVVENIEKKINIPILHIADATAKQIKKLNVKTIGLLGTKYTMEQDFYKTRIESNGIKVLIPNDSERELVNKVIYNELCLGSIQQSSRDYYKKVIKNLVNNGAEGIILGCTEIGLLIKQEDSEVPLFDTAEIHAIESVKTALGK; this comes from the coding sequence ATGAAGACAATAGGATTAATTGGAGGAATGAGTTGGGAATCTTCGGTTGAATACTATCGAATTATAAACGAAGAGGTAAAGAAGAGATTGGGGCGTTTACATTCAGCAAAATGTCTCTTATACAGTGTTGATTTTGAGGAAATTGAACGTTTTCAATCAGAAGGTAAATGGGAAGAAGCTGGTAATCTTTTAGGGGATGTAGCCCTTTCATTAGAAAAAGGAGGAGCAGATTTTATTGTTATTTGCACAAATACGATGCATAAGGTAGTCGAAAATATTGAGAAAAAAATAAACATACCAATCTTACATATTGCTGATGCAACTGCTAAGCAAATAAAAAAATTAAATGTTAAAACAATTGGTTTATTAGGTACTAAGTACACGATGGAGCAAGACTTTTACAAAACTCGAATTGAGTCAAATGGTATAAAAGTATTAATACCAAATGATAGTGAAAGAGAGTTAGTAAACAAGGTGATTTATAATGAGTTGTGTTTAGGTAGTATACAGCAATCATCAAGAGATTATTACAAAAAGGTGATCAAAAATCTAGTAAATAACGGAGCTGAGGGAATAATATTAGGCTGTACAGAAATTGGACTGCTTATTAAACAAGAGGATTCAGAAGTTCCTTTATTTGATACAGCAGAAATACATGCGATTGAGTCTGTAAAAACAGCATTAGGGAAATAA
- a CDS encoding mechanosensitive ion channel family protein produces MFFVELFKKFPVEIILVALLILLTVYLIRKSIKLFFDNTSFLDEKREETLIHFANQVTKVLGFVFFIIFVLSHFFDLTKLVTGSVVLASALALILQHIIRDYIMGLTYLFERQIQLGDYVIINGNRQGIIEEISMRHVKIRQYDGYLYTISYSSISELQNGNRGKRRVTESLVLSYRQNPNDAFKVLEEVAKTCNEKYEDYLLKG; encoded by the coding sequence ATGTTTTTTGTAGAATTGTTTAAGAAGTTTCCTGTCGAAATAATATTGGTAGCACTGCTAATACTACTTACAGTTTATTTGATTCGTAAATCTATTAAGCTTTTCTTTGACAATACGAGCTTCTTAGATGAAAAACGGGAAGAGACATTGATCCATTTTGCCAATCAAGTAACTAAGGTCTTAGGCTTTGTGTTCTTCATTATTTTTGTGCTTAGCCATTTCTTTGACCTTACAAAGCTTGTCACTGGTTCAGTTGTTTTGGCGAGTGCTTTGGCGTTGATCCTACAGCATATTATCCGTGATTATATTATGGGTTTGACTTATTTATTCGAGCGTCAGATCCAACTCGGAGATTATGTCATCATCAATGGAAATCGTCAGGGGATTATCGAGGAAATCAGCATGCGGCACGTGAAGATTCGCCAATATGACGGTTACCTCTATACAATTTCCTATAGCAGTATTTCGGAACTTCAGAATGGGAACCGAGGGAAGCGCAGGGTGACTGAAAGCCTTGTCCTTAGCTATAGACAAAATCCGAACGATGCCTTCAAGGTGTTAGAGGAAGTAGCAAAAACCTGCAATGAGAAATACGAGGATTATTTGTTGAAGGGATGA
- a CDS encoding CD3324 family protein produces the protein MKYINAESIFPEELLNEIQKYVNGKLIYIPTPKGLRKKWGETSGNRNYLRVRNHEIRQKFSAGATIDQLSDQFYLSSDSIKKIVYSKK, from the coding sequence ATGAAATATATAAATGCTGAAAGCATCTTTCCAGAAGAATTACTTAACGAAATACAAAAATATGTAAATGGTAAATTAATTTATATTCCAACGCCTAAAGGATTACGTAAGAAATGGGGAGAAACATCAGGGAATAGAAATTATTTAAGAGTTAGAAATCATGAGATCAGGCAAAAGTTTTCAGCCGGCGCAACTATAGACCAACTTTCAGATCAATTTTATCTATCCAGCGATAGTATTAAAAAGATTGTATACTCTAAAAAATAG
- a CDS encoding NUDIX hydrolase, which yields MIKIKSIPTDVRITVSPEPMYLPHSLHESINLYWESLKASGKTFHRGTVFSIKEMIEARDKLHITLQKTDYAHFLYSKYNKIPIDYECRVIVANGLILTKDNYIVLGEMNSRTASPGRLQFIAGGIDESDINQQSVNMFKSLIRETKEEIGVDLTNFNLVEKVKPRYIVHWGSVALVYLIQLAIDRLELQSRYKQFEIALKKAGVEPEFSSIILLSADCESISNFLKYDNRPRLDFLSDVLKKELNMG from the coding sequence ATGATTAAGATCAAATCTATACCTACAGATGTTAGAATTACAGTTTCTCCAGAGCCAATGTATTTGCCCCATTCACTTCATGAATCAATAAACTTATATTGGGAATCTCTTAAGGCGAGCGGGAAAACTTTTCATAGAGGAACAGTTTTTTCAATAAAAGAAATGATTGAAGCGAGGGATAAGTTACATATCACATTACAAAAAACTGACTATGCTCATTTTTTATACTCGAAATACAATAAAATACCCATTGATTATGAATGTCGTGTCATTGTTGCTAATGGCCTTATATTAACAAAGGATAACTATATAGTTTTAGGGGAAATGAATTCCAGAACAGCTTCACCTGGTCGTTTACAATTTATTGCTGGGGGAATTGACGAAAGTGATATAAATCAACAATCTGTAAATATGTTTAAGAGCCTGATTCGTGAAACGAAGGAGGAAATTGGAGTAGATTTGACTAATTTTAACTTGGTAGAAAAAGTTAAACCGCGTTATATCGTACATTGGGGTAGTGTAGCCCTAGTTTATTTGATTCAGTTAGCTATTGATAGATTGGAATTACAAAGTCGATATAAGCAGTTTGAAATCGCCTTAAAGAAGGCAGGGGTAGAACCGGAGTTTTCATCTATTATACTATTGTCGGCAGATTGTGAATCGATATCAAACTTTCTTAAGTATGACAATCGCCCCCGATTAGATTTCCTTTCAGATGTCTTAAAAAAAGAACTAAATATGGGGTAA
- a CDS encoding GNAT family N-acetyltransferase encodes MNIRAVREEEYRYIEDFVFEVFKNTHYSNGLVEKALVKEIREKKYYIPELDLVVEDEGIIIGHFILSKFPISKKHEHELLMLSPVSVAMNKQRQGVGKYMLQEGIKLSAKMGYKGIIVEGDYRYYRRFGFRTSTDFGIYAAKKNLPPSVDNLMALELSEDSLKNITGEVDYSMYTSLTH; translated from the coding sequence TTGAATATAAGAGCGGTAAGAGAAGAGGAATATCGTTATATTGAAGACTTTGTTTTTGAGGTATTCAAAAATACACATTACTCAAATGGCTTGGTTGAAAAAGCCTTAGTAAAAGAGATTCGAGAAAAAAAGTATTATATTCCTGAACTTGATTTAGTTGTTGAGGACGAAGGGATAATTATTGGACATTTTATCCTTTCAAAATTTCCAATTAGTAAGAAGCACGAACATGAATTATTAATGTTATCACCAGTATCAGTAGCAATGAATAAGCAGCGTCAAGGTGTTGGCAAATATATGTTGCAAGAAGGCATTAAATTGTCAGCCAAAATGGGATATAAGGGAATCATTGTTGAAGGAGATTATCGATACTATCGACGATTTGGATTTCGAACATCAACAGACTTTGGAATTTATGCAGCAAAAAAAAATCTTCCACCTTCTGTTGATAATTTAATGGCTTTGGAGTTAAGTGAAGATTCATTGAAAAATATTACTGGTGAAGTAGATTATTCGATGTATACATCATTAACACATTAA
- the pruA gene encoding L-glutamate gamma-semialdehyde dehydrogenase has translation MSNGIFKIPTPLNEPGNSYAPGTKERETLKAELKRQSNIVVDIPVIINGEEVKTDTVKQVVMPHDHQHVLANYSQAGEKELRDSIEAAMAAKEAWANMPWEHRASIFLKAADLISGPYRDLMNAATMLGQSKTVIQAEIDSAQELADFLRFGVDYANQVYQIQPDSMKNVWNRTDYRPLDGFVLAISPFNFTAIGGNLPSAPAMMGNVVVWKPATTSILANYYFMRILVEAGLPKGVINFVPSRGSQVSEVVLTDPRMSGFHFTGSTSTFQTIWKNVGENIANYKSYPRLVGETGGKDFVFAHETAQADKVVANLVRGAFEYQGQKCSAASRAYIPASMWEKVKAGLLEQTAKLKVGDVRDFTNFMGAVIDKAAFDSITSYIEYAKASEEAEIIAGGTYDDSVGYFIQPTIIVTTNPNFKTMVEEIFGPVLTIYVYENDKLEETLDAVDTASMYALTGAIFAQDRGAIMHLERRLSGAAGNFYINDKPTGAMINQQPFGGSRGSGTNDKAGSVFNMIRWTTPRVIKENFAPTAEIAYPFMDEE, from the coding sequence ATGAGTAACGGAATTTTCAAAATCCCAACACCTTTAAACGAGCCTGGCAATTCATATGCTCCAGGTACAAAAGAAAGAGAAACTTTGAAGGCAGAATTAAAACGCCAATCTAATATAGTAGTGGATATCCCAGTAATCATAAATGGGGAAGAAGTAAAGACAGATACTGTGAAGCAAGTAGTTATGCCACATGATCATCAACATGTATTAGCAAACTATTCACAAGCTGGAGAAAAAGAGTTGCGTGATTCAATTGAAGCGGCTATGGCGGCGAAAGAAGCATGGGCAAATATGCCATGGGAACACCGTGCATCTATTTTCTTAAAAGCGGCTGATTTAATCTCTGGTCCATATCGTGATTTAATGAATGCTGCTACTATGCTAGGACAATCTAAAACAGTTATTCAAGCTGAAATTGATTCTGCACAAGAATTAGCAGATTTCTTACGTTTTGGTGTTGATTATGCGAATCAAGTTTATCAAATTCAACCAGACAGTATGAAAAATGTTTGGAATCGTACAGATTACCGTCCATTAGATGGTTTCGTATTAGCCATTTCTCCATTTAATTTCACAGCAATTGGTGGAAACTTACCATCAGCACCTGCTATGATGGGGAACGTAGTTGTTTGGAAACCGGCAACAACTTCTATCCTTGCAAACTACTACTTTATGCGTATTTTAGTAGAAGCGGGATTACCTAAAGGTGTTATCAACTTCGTGCCATCACGTGGTTCACAAGTTTCAGAAGTAGTTTTAACGGATCCTCGTATGTCTGGATTCCACTTCACTGGATCAACTAGCACGTTCCAAACAATTTGGAAAAATGTTGGTGAAAACATTGCGAACTACAAATCATATCCTCGTCTAGTTGGTGAAACTGGTGGTAAAGACTTTGTGTTTGCTCACGAAACAGCACAAGCAGACAAAGTGGTAGCTAACCTTGTTCGTGGTGCGTTTGAGTACCAAGGTCAAAAATGTTCAGCAGCTTCACGTGCTTACATTCCAGCAAGTATGTGGGAAAAAGTTAAAGCTGGTTTACTAGAACAAACGGCTAAGCTAAAAGTTGGAGATGTTCGTGACTTTACAAACTTTATGGGTGCGGTAATTGATAAAGCTGCATTTGATTCAATTACAAGCTATATCGAATATGCCAAAGCATCTGAAGAAGCAGAAATTATTGCTGGTGGTACGTATGATGATTCTGTTGGATATTTCATTCAACCAACAATCATTGTGACAACAAATCCAAACTTCAAAACTATGGTAGAAGAAATCTTTGGACCAGTATTAACAATTTATGTATATGAAAATGATAAATTAGAAGAAACATTGGATGCAGTTGATACAGCTTCTATGTATGCATTAACAGGTGCGATTTTTGCACAAGATCGCGGAGCAATTATGCACTTAGAACGCCGTTTATCTGGAGCAGCTGGAAACTTCTATATTAACGACAAACCAACTGGTGCGATGATTAATCAACAACCATTTGGTGGGTCACGTGGTTCTGGTACAAACGACAAAGCAGGTTCTGTATTTAACATGATTCGTTGGACTACTCCTCGTGTTATTAAAGAAAACTTTGCACCAACTGCAGAAATTGCTTATCCATTTATGGATGAAGAATAA
- a CDS encoding cupin domain-containing protein produces the protein MGKSGFVPDNTNIKKTSGTPNLFFDSKDSIEFEKDTENVIYKVSSTQLPAMVGGSFANVYLTKGHIREPHWHPNAWELDVVISGEAQISIVDPDTNKLHSYVAKPGQVVFIPMGWWHWIIPTSEKLHMHLFFNNDQFETALGSNMLKLTPPEVFQLSYGVDADKIADVLAPIKKSVEIGPPELESRVQTSFSETNRKSEDSLDQNEMIEEIAININGKILNL, from the coding sequence ATGGGGAAGTCTGGATTTGTTCCTGATAATACGAACATAAAAAAAACAAGTGGAACTCCGAATCTTTTTTTTGACTCGAAAGATAGTATTGAATTCGAAAAAGACACTGAAAACGTCATTTATAAAGTTTCTTCAACACAACTTCCTGCAATGGTAGGAGGTTCCTTTGCAAACGTATATCTTACTAAAGGGCATATTCGCGAGCCACATTGGCATCCTAACGCTTGGGAGCTAGATGTTGTAATTTCGGGTGAAGCCCAAATTTCCATTGTTGACCCAGATACCAATAAATTGCATTCCTATGTAGCAAAGCCCGGTCAAGTTGTTTTTATTCCTATGGGTTGGTGGCATTGGATCATTCCTACTTCAGAAAAATTGCATATGCATCTTTTTTTTAACAATGACCAATTTGAAACAGCATTAGGTTCAAATATGTTAAAGCTGACACCGCCTGAAGTTTTCCAGCTTTCATATGGAGTTGACGCTGACAAAATAGCTGATGTATTAGCACCGATAAAAAAAAGTGTTGAAATTGGTCCGCCTGAACTTGAATCTCGTGTTCAAACTTCGTTTTCCGAAACAAACAGGAAATCCGAAGATAGTCTAGACCAAAATGAGATGATAGAAGAAATTGCAATCAATATTAATGGGAAGATTTTAAATTTGTAA
- a CDS encoding DUF421 domain-containing protein: MSEHYEVIIRSISAFIILLLGSRLLGKQTISQMNNFNFIAAISIGAITANLCFNTRVKIPDLILAYVIFILTVYIISYVSLKSRKARKFLAGNPTVVVQNGKILENNMKKMHYTIDYLNQQLREKDVFNINEVLFALLEPNGTISVVKKPQFRPVTIQDLHLKYTKEGMLPIELIMDGKFVDKNIIENGLTYSWLESEIQNRGLKISDIVYAVLLSEKELYIDCYNDYIHSPIDAE; this comes from the coding sequence ATGTCTGAACACTATGAAGTAATCATTCGTTCAATTAGTGCATTTATTATACTTTTACTTGGATCACGTTTATTAGGTAAACAAACAATCTCACAAATGAATAATTTTAATTTTATAGCTGCTATTTCAATCGGTGCGATAACTGCAAATCTCTGTTTTAATACACGGGTTAAAATTCCCGACTTAATCCTTGCATATGTCATTTTCATACTTACTGTTTATATTATTTCATATGTTTCATTAAAAAGCCGTAAAGCTAGAAAATTTTTAGCAGGGAATCCGACAGTAGTGGTTCAAAATGGAAAAATTTTAGAAAATAATATGAAAAAAATGCACTATACTATAGATTATTTAAATCAACAATTAAGGGAAAAAGATGTATTTAATATTAATGAGGTTTTATTCGCTTTACTTGAACCAAACGGCACTATATCTGTTGTTAAGAAACCGCAATTTCGTCCTGTAACAATTCAAGATTTACATTTAAAGTATACAAAAGAAGGTATGCTTCCAATTGAACTAATAATGGATGGGAAATTTGTTGACAAAAACATCATTGAAAATGGTCTTACATATAGTTGGCTTGAATCTGAGATACAAAATCGTGGTTTAAAAATTAGTGATATAGTATACGCAGTTTTACTATCCGAAAAAGAGTTATATATCGACTGTTATAATGACTATATTCATTCACCTATAGATGCTGAATAA
- a CDS encoding GNAT family N-acetyltransferase: MIREAERSDKVQLYKLYKMLVPNSKKMNIQEEQIEIIKKNPYNFLLVYEEEGEILGTLTLNICLQALHGFRPYGIVENIIVHENHRNRKIGQKLLQYVEEYCKSIDCHRIMLLSNSQRLRAHQFFEREGYDGSVCKGFKKYF; the protein is encoded by the coding sequence ATGATCCGAGAGGCAGAAAGATCGGATAAAGTTCAATTATATAAACTTTATAAAATGTTAGTGCCAAATAGTAAGAAAATGAACATTCAGGAAGAACAAATTGAGATTATTAAAAAGAATCCTTACAATTTTTTGCTTGTATATGAAGAGGAGGGAGAAATATTAGGGACATTAACATTGAATATATGTTTACAGGCTTTGCATGGATTTCGACCTTATGGAATAGTCGAAAACATCATAGTACATGAAAATCATCGAAATAGGAAAATAGGACAAAAACTATTACAATACGTTGAGGAATATTGTAAATCAATTGATTGCCATAGAATAATGTTACTGAGTAACTCGCAGCGACTAAGAGCACATCAGTTCTTTGAAAGGGAAGGGTATGACGGTTCTGTATGTAAGGGATTTAAAAAATATTTTTAA
- a CDS encoding isochorismatase family protein, translating into MKQTLLIIDAQQELIDGNQKESAVFKKERLIKNINLVIDKAIQLEVPIVFVRDLDVAEGKGKGFQVHEQIKVPIEAKIFDKSTTNAFHGTGLLKHLKSQEIGHVVIMGCSTQHCIDSAVRTATISGMDVTLVGDGHSTVDSSILSAEQIIGHHNQTLHGHYNVEHFSIVRNAEEDLFNPTHDSYR; encoded by the coding sequence TTGAAGCAAACATTATTAATTATTGATGCTCAACAGGAATTAATAGATGGAAATCAAAAAGAAAGTGCGGTTTTTAAAAAGGAAAGGCTAATTAAAAATATTAATCTAGTTATTGATAAAGCAATACAATTAGAAGTACCAATAGTATTTGTAAGAGATTTGGATGTCGCAGAGGGTAAGGGAAAAGGGTTCCAAGTTCATGAACAAATTAAAGTTCCAATCGAGGCAAAAATTTTCGATAAATCTACAACGAATGCATTCCATGGGACAGGACTTCTAAAACATTTAAAATCTCAAGAAATTGGGCATGTTGTTATAATGGGATGCTCAACCCAGCACTGTATAGATAGTGCTGTAAGAACAGCGACTATAAGTGGCATGGACGTTACACTAGTAGGTGATGGCCATTCAACAGTCGATAGTTCTATTTTAAGTGCGGAGCAAATTATAGGGCACCATAATCAAACTCTACATGGACATTATAATGTTGAGCACTTTTCAATTGTCAGAAATGCAGAGGAAGACTTATTTAATCCAACCCATGATTCATATAGGTAA